The Streptomyces cyanogenus DNA segment GACGGCATCCGGCCGGCCCCGGCCGACGGCGCCCCGTACCCGTGTCCGGACGCCTGGCTGGCCGAGACGGACAGCCCGCTGGGCCGGCTGCGGCACGCCCGGCCGGCCGTGTCCTTCACCGGCGGCCCCACCGCCTGGGCCCGGCCGCCGGTGCCCTGGGGTTCGGACCCGGCCGAGTGGCGACGACGTTGACGACCTTGATTCAGACCTTGATGTCGTCAATGCCGTCAATGATGTGGACCCGGCCGGTGCCGTCGGTCATGCGGTCACCAGCACCTTGAGCGCGGTGCGTTCGTCCATGGCCTTGTAGCCGGCGGGTACACCTTCGAGGTCGACGGTCAGGTCGAACACCGGCGAGGGGTCGATCGTGCCGTCGAGCACGTCGGGCAGCAAGTCGGGGATGTAGGCGCGGACCGGGGCGACGCCGCCGCGCAGGGCGATGTTCCGGTCGAACATCACGCCGAGGTCCAGGCCGGTGCCGCTGCCGTGGGGCACGCCCACGAAACCGATGGCGCCGCCGGCACGGGTGATGTCGACGGCCGTCCGCATGGACTGCTCGGTGCCGACCGCCTCCACGACACAGTGGGCGCCCTGCCCGCGGGTCAGCTCGCGGACGGCCTCGACGGCCGCGTCCCCGCGCTCGGCGACGACATCGGTGGCGCCGAACCGGCGCGCGATGTCGGTACGCGCCTCGTGCCGGCCGAGCGCGATGATCCGCTCGGCACCGAGCCGCTTGGCGGCCAGGACGGCGCACAGACCCACCGCGCCGTCACCGACGACCGCGACCATGGCGCCGGGCCGGGCGCCCGCGCCGAGGGCGGCGTGGTGGCCGGTGCCGAGGACGTCGGACAGCGTCAGCAGGGCGGACAGCAGGCGCTCGTCGGAGGCCGCGTCCTTGGGCAGCCGCACCAGGGTGCCGTCGGCGAACGGCACGCGGACGGCCTCGCCCTGGCCGCCGTCGTAGCCGACGGAGCCCCAGAAGCCGCCGTGCTCGCAGGACGTCGTCAGGCCCTCGCGGCAGTAGGCGCAGACGCCGTCGGACCACATGAAGGGCGCGACGACCAGGTCACCACGGTGGACGGTGCGCACGTCGGAGCCGGTCTCCTCCACGACCCCGAGGAACTCGTGCCCGATCCGCTGCCCCGGCTGCCGGGCCGCCTCGCCCCGGTACGCCCACAGGTCGCTGCCGCAGATGCAGGCCCGCAGCACCCGCACGACGGCGTCGGTGGGCAGCTGCACCGCGGGCTCGGGAACGTCCTCCACCCGCATGTCGTACGGGGCGTGGATGGTGGTGGCGCGCATGGCGAGGATCCCTTTCGTGCGGGGGTGGTGCTCGTGCGGGGTCGTGCGAGCTCGGGGGTGCGCCCGGGGTGCGGGCGCCCTTCACGGTACGTCGCCTCCCGCGCGGGGGGAGCGGCGAGGTGCCGTAGCCCGGTGCGGGGGGCCGGTTCTACGATGCGGCAGGCACACACGGGGAGGACCGGGGGATGCACGGACTGGAGACCCTGCTGCTCCGGCTGGCGACGACTGTGGCGTCGTCGGCCGCGAAGTCGCTGTTCGCCGCGAGACCGGGAGCGGGGCTGGTGCCGGACCGGGTCCGGCCGCTGCCCGGGCCGGCGGGCCCGGAGAAGCTGGCGCGGGTGCTGGCGGAACGGATCTCCTCCCGGTACGCGACGCTGCCGGAGCACGAACGGCTCGCGGCCATGACCGCCGTGCAGGACACCTTCGCGGCGGCGGGTCCGCTGGACGCCGGCCGGCTCTTCGCCGCCGACCTGGATCCCGGGCGGCTGGCGGCGGAGCTGGAGCGTCCGCCGGCCGGCCTCGCCGAGCGGGGACGCGATCTGTACGGCGAACTGCTCGGACTGTGCTGTGCGCACCTCGTCGAACAGCTCACCGCCGAGCCGTCGTTCCCGGCGCGGGCGGCGGTGGAGCAGACCCGACGGTCCGGGACGCTGCTGCGGCAGCGGACCGACTCCGGAGAGGCGGGCTTCCTCGGGTTCGAACAGCGGTACGCGGACTTCGTCGCCGAGGCGCACTCCCGGCTGGAGCTCTACGGGGTCACCCTGGGCGACCGGCGCCGCGCCGAGTGGCCGCTGGAGACGGCGTACCTGTCCCTCGGGGTGACCGGACAGGACCGGTACGAGCCGCACGCCGAGGGGGTCGGGGCCACGCCGCCGGCCGTGCGGGTGGAACAGGCGCTGGCCGACTGCCACCGGCTCGTGCTGCGGGGACAGGCCGGGTCCGGCAAGTCGACCCTGCTGCAGTGGCTGGCGCTGAACGCGGCCCGGCGGAGCTTCGGCCCCGAGCTGGCGGACTGGAACCGCTGCGTGCCCTTCGTGCTGCGGCTGAGGGCCTTCAACACACCGGACGGCCTGCCGATGCCGGAGGAGTTCCTGCCGGCCGCCGGTGTGCCGTTACGGGCGCCCCAGGGATGGACCGAGGACCTGCTCGCCGCCGGCCGTGCGCTGGTCCTGGTGGACGGGGTGGACGAGGTGCCGCAACGGCTGCGCGGCCGTACCGAGCACTGGCTCCGGTCGCTGATCACGGCTTTCCCGAAGGCGCGGTACGTGGTGACGACCCGTCCGTCGGCGGTGCCGGACGGCTGGCTGGCGGCGCAGGGATTCGGCACGCACACCCTGCTGCCGATGGACCGGGACGACATCAGGACGTTCGTCCGGCACTGGCACGAGGCGGCGCGGCGGGAATGCCCGGCGGACGGTGAACGGGACCTGCTGGACCGGTACGAGGAGAGCCTGAACGAGGCGGTGGCCACCCGCCGTGACCTGGGCCGGCTCGCCACCAACCCGCTGATGTGCGCCTTGCTGTGCGCCCTGAACCGCGACCGGCGCATGCATCTGCCGCGGGCCCGCAAGGAGTTGTACGACGCCGCCCTGGACATGCTGCTGGTGCGGCGGGACACCGAGCGGGAGATCACCTCGGTCGAGGGGCTCGTGCTGTCCCGGGACGAGCAGACGGCGCTGCTCCAGCGGCTGGCCTACTGGCTGATCCGCAACGGGCAGGCGGAGGCCGCCCGGCAGGACGCCGTCGCGATGCTGGACGAGTGGCTGGCCGCGATGCCGCAGGTGCGGGCGCAGGGGGACGCCGAGCAGGTCTTCACCCATCTGCTGAACCGCAGCGGACTGCTGCGCGAACCGATGCCGGGGGCCGTCGACTTCGTCCACCGCACCTTCCAGGACTACCTGGGTGCGAAGGCGGCCGTCGAGGCCCGGGACTTCGGCGTGCTGGTCCGCAACGCGCACGACGACCAGTGGGACGACGTCGTACGGATGGCGGTGGGCCACGCGCGCGTGGAGGAACGCGGCCGGCTGCTGCGGCAGTTGCTCCGGCGCGCGGACCGGACACCGCGGCACCGGGAGCGGCTGGTCCTGCTCGCGGCGGCGAGCCTGGAGCACGCGCCGGAGCTGGATCCGGCGGTGCGCGCGGAGGTGGAGGAGCGGGCCGGTGCGCTGATGCCGCCGTACACCTCCAAGCAGGCCGAGGCGCTCGCCCGGGCCGGGGAACTGGTGCTGGAGCTGCTGCCGGGACCGGAGGGGCTGACGGAGCGCGAGGCCGGCGCGGTGATCCGTACCGCGCGGTTGATCGGCGGCGACGCGGCGCTGCGGGTGATCTCGCGGTTCCGTGCGGACCGGCGTCCACGGGTGCTGTCGGAGCTGGCTTTCGCGTGGGAGTCGTTCGACACCAGGGAGTACTTCGAAGCGGTCCTCGAGGAGGGCGGTGGCGAAGGACACATCCTGAACGTACGCGATGCCGAGGCCTTGACGCTGGTCCCCCGGCTCCACCGGCTCAAGAGGCTGAACCTGATCGGCGACCACGGTCTTCCCTCCGAGGCCCTGGACAACGAGAACCTCGAGTTCCTGGGATTCGCCCGGAACGCGGTGGTCAGCGACCTCTCGCCCCTGCGAGGGTTGCCGCGACTGCGTGACCTGTCCCTCAACCAGTGCCCGGCCGTCACCGATCTGCGTCCGTTGTCCGGCCTGCCCCTGACCAGGATGCACCTTTCCGGTTTCGGCAACGGGTTCTCGCTGGCACCGCTGGCGGACCTGCCCGAGCTCCGACACGTGTCGGTGGACTTCCTCCCTTCGGAAAGGGGTCTGGACGAGCTGTCTTTCGCCCCTCGGCTGACGGGCCTCAGCTTTTTCGATCAGGCCTGTTTCATGCGGCTGACGGGACTGGAGGCGCTCACCTCACTGAGCTGGCTGAGCGTCCACGACGACCGGCAGTGGCGCGACTTCCTCTCTGCCGGAACTTTTTCACCCCTGCAGTCGTTGCAAGTCCTCAACGTTGCCGAAGTCGACCTCGGCGACTTGACGCCCCATCGGACGCTGACCTCCGTCTACCTCGGCAGGGTCGCCCAGATCGACCACATCGGGGCGCTCGCTCACCTCCCGGCCCTGAGGTCCGTGTCCTTCTCCCGCTGCGGCCCCCTGGACCTGACCCCCCTGGCTCCCCTGGAGGACGTGGAGATCCAGCTCTACGACTGCGAGCACGTCCTCGGCGCCGAGCTGTTCCCGCGCGAGCGGCTGATCATCGACTGACCGGCCGGGTCACACACCCGCCGCCCCCAGCAGGCTCCCCGCCGCGTACGTCACCCCCATCGCCAGCGCCCCGCCCGCCACGTTGCGCAGCACCGCCCGCTTCGGCTCCGCCGCGCCGAGGCGGGCGCTCGCCCAGCCGGTGAGGGCGAGGGTGGCCAGGACCGAGACGACGGTGACCATGAGGCGCCGGCCGGCCGGGGGCAGGACGATGGCCAGCAGCGGCAGCAGCGCGCCCGCGGTGAAGGACAGGAAGCTCGCCCAGGCCGCGGTCCAGGGGTTGGTCAGCTCGTCCGGGTCGATGCCCAGCTCCACGCGCGCGTGGGCCTTCAGGGCGTCCCGCGCGGTGAGCTGTTCGGCGGCCTCGCGGGCCACGTCGCGGGACAGGCCGCGCGCCTCCAGCATGCCGGTCAGCTCGCGCAGTTCGGCCTCCGGCTGCTCGCGCAGTTCCCGCTTCTCCAGGGCGAGCGCGGCCATCTCGGAGTCGCGCTGGGTGGAGACGGAGACGTACTCGCCGGCCGCCATGGACATCGAGCCGGCGAGCAGGCCGGCCAGTCCGGCGGTGAGCAGGGCGGCCCGGCTCCCGGTCGCGCCGGCCACGCCGACGACCAGTCCCGCGGTGGAGACGATGCCGTCGTTCGCGCCGAGCACGGCCGCGCGGAGCCAGTTCAGCCGGGAGCCGAGGGCGCCGCCGTGGGCCTCGTCGTGGGTGGGTTCCGTCACAGCAGGGAGGATCCCACCCCGGCGGTCACGGCCACCGCATCGACGCCCCGCGCGGAACAGGGGGCTCCGCAAGGGCGGCCGGCGGACTGGTACCCGAACTGCCGTACGCCTGCTGTCCGGTCTGCGGGGGCGGCTCCGGCGGCGCGCTTCCTACTCCTCCCTCACCGCGCGTCCGGAGCGCGCCCACTCTCCCCCCGGATACGGGCCCTTGAGGAGCCCGACCGGCGGGAGACCGTGGGGGTGTGGCGGACGCCGAAGCCCGTGCGGGTGAGGCGAGGGCCGGGGGACCTGGTGGCGGCACCGGGGGGGTGACGCCGTACGGCCGGCCGGACTCGCCGCACCTCTCCCTCTCGCGCACGCGCGCGTGTGTGCGGTGGCCGAGCAGGAGGGCGAGGCCGGTGGGTGCCGCCGGGACCTGAGGGACCGCGCTGTCAGTCGTGGCCCGTATCCTCAATGACCATGCTCGAAGACCGTGCGACCGCAGTGTCCTCCCCCACCCAGTGGCCGGCCGCGTATCCGAAGGGATACGCGGTCGTTGACGTGGAGACCACCGGCCTGGCCCGGGACGACCGGATCATCTCCGCGGCCGTCTACCGGCTGGACGCGCAGGGTGAGGTCGAGGACCACTGGTACACGCTGGTCAACCCGGAGCGGGATCCGGGACCGGTGTGGATACACGGTCTGACGAGCGATGTCCTCGAAGGCGCTCCGCTGTTCGGGGACATCGCCGAGGAGTTCGCCGCCCGCCTGGACGGCCGGGTGCTCGTCGCGCACAACGCTGTCTTCGACTGGCAGATGATCGCTCGGGAGTACGCGCGCGTGCGGGGCGAGGCGCCGGTGCGGCAACGGCTGTGCACCATCGCGCTGTCGAAGGAGCTGGGGCTGCCGCTGCCCAACCACAAGCTGGAGTCGCTGGCGGCGCACTTCGGGGTCGTACAGCAGCGGGCGCACCACGCGCTGGACGACGCGCGTGTGCTGGCGGAGGCGTTCCGGCCCAGCCTGCGGGCCGCGGCGGAGAGCGGTGTACGGCTGCCGCTGCTGGAGTGCCGGCCGCTGACGGAGTGGTCGGACCGGCCGGTGCCCCGGCAGTCGTCGGGTGGCTACGGCGCCTACCGGCCCGGCAGTTGGCGCCCCTCCCGCAAAAGGCCCGCATGCCCCTATCCCAACCCAGGTCGCTACGAGGACGGCAAACGCCTCAGGCAGGGCATGCGGGTGGCCTTCTCCGGCGACACCTCGACCGAGCGGGAGCTGCTGGAGGACCGCGCCACCGAGGCCGGGCTGCATGTCGCCACCAGCATCTCCCGGCTGACCAGCCTGCTGGTGACCAACGACCCCGATTCGGGCACGTCGAAGACGGTCAAGGCCCGGCAGTACGGCACGCCGATCGTGGACGAGGCGGCGTTCGGGCAACTGCTGAGGGATGTGGAGCCCGCCGACGAGTAGGCGCCCCACGGCCGGGTGACCGTACGAACGGGTGATTGCCGCACGACTCACCCCGCCCCGGCTCGCTCCGGGATCGGCGACGGCCCACCCTGTGGCGCATGGCGAAATGCGAAGTTTGCGGCAATGACTACGGAATGGCCTTCGAGGTCCACGCACAGGGCGCCGTCCACGTCTTCGACTGCTTCTCCTGCGCGATCCACCGCATGGCCCCGGTCTGCGAGAACTGCAAGGTCTCGATCATCGGCCAGGGCGTGGAGGCCGACGGCATGTTCTACTGCGGCGCCCACTGCGCCCGGGCCCAGGGGAAGGCAGGGATCGTCGACCACGTCTGACCCGGTACCCGCATGAATGCACCCCACGGTCCGGAGGTACCGTCGTGGGGTGCACCGTTACCGATTCCTGTTGTCCCGCCAGTGGGTGATCCTCACCCTCGTCGCGATCGCACTGATCCCGACGATGATACGGCTGGGCTTCTGGCAGCAGCACCGGTACGAGGAGCGCACCGCCCGCAACGACCTGGTCTCCGCCGCGCTGCACGCCGAGCCGGTCCCGGTCGAGCGGCTGACCTCCCCCGGGCACACCGTGACCCGCACCGAGAAGTACCGCACGGTCACCGCGACCGGCACCTTCGACACCGCGAAGGAGGTCGTGGTCCGGCGCCGGACGAACTCCGACGGCGAGGTCGGCTTCCACGTCCTCACCCCCTTCGTCCTCGACGACGGCAAGGTACTGCTCGTCAACCGCGGGTGGATCCCGGCGAACGGCGTGCAGACCGCCTTCCCGAAGGTCCCCGCCCCGCCGGCCGGCCGGACCACCGTCACCGGGCGGCTGATGGCCGACGAGACCACCGCGGCGAGCGGCATCAAGAACGTCGAGGGCCTGCCCGACCGGCAGATCATGCTGATCAACAGCGCCGAGGAGGCGCGGCGGCTCGGCGCGCGGGTGCTCGGCGGCTACATCCAGCAGACGGCGCCCCGGGCCAAGGACGGCTCCCCGGAGCAGATCTCGGACCCGGGCAGCGAGGACGCCCCGCTGAACTACGCGTACATGATCCAGTGGTGGCTGTTCGCGGCGGCCGTCCCGGTCGGCTGGTGGTTCCTGGTGCGGCGGGAGATCCGCGACCGGGAGGAGGCCGCGGCCGAGCCGCAGCCGGAGGAGAGCGCACCGGCCGCGGTCTGAGCGCGCCCGTTTCCCGTGCGCCGGCGTCACTCCCCCGGCGCCCCACCTGATTGGCCCCCTGGTCCGCCGGGAAACCGCATCCCGTGAACGCGCGTATCGAGGACTACGCCCTCATCGGGGACAAGCAGTCCGCGGCCCTGGTCGGTAAGGACGGCTCGATCGACTGGCTGTGCCTGCCGCGCTTCGACTCCGGTGCCTGCTTCGCCCGGCTGCTGGGCGACGAGGACCACGGCCACTGGCGGATCGCGCCCGCGGGTGCGGACGTCTGCACCCGCCGCGCCTACCGGCCGGAGACCCTCGTCCTCGACACCGAGTGGGAGACGGAGGACGGCACGGTACGCGTCACCGACCTGATGCCGCAGCGCGAGCGCGCCCCCGACGTCGTACGGATCGTGGAGGGCGTCAGCGGCCGGGTCACCGTCCGCAGCACGCTGCGCCTCCGCTTCGACTACGGCTCCATCACGCCGTGGGTGCGCCGCGCCGACGGCCACCGGGTGGCCATCGCCGGACCGGACTCCGCGTGGCTGCGCTCCGAACCGCCCGTGCGCACCTGGGGCGAGGACTTCGGCACCCACGCGGAGTTCACCGTCGCCGAGGGCGAGCGGGTCGCGTTCGTGCTCACCTGGCACCCCTCGCACGAGAAGCGCCCGCCGCTCATCGACCCGTACGAGGCGCTGGAGAGCAGCGTCACCGACTGGCGGCGCTGGGCCCGCCAGTGCACGTACGAGGGACCGCACCGGGACGCCGTGGTCCGCTCCCTGATCACCCTCAAGGCGCTCACCTACGCCCCGACCGGCGGGATCGTCGCCGCGGCGACCACCTCGCTGCCCGAGCAGCCGGGTGGCGTGCGCAACTGGGACTACCGGTACTGCTGGCTGCGCGACTCCACCCTCACCCTGAGCGCGCTGCTCTCCATGGGCTTCCGCGAGGAGGCCGGGGCCTGGCGCGACTGGCTGCTGCGCGCGGTCGCCGGCGACCCGGCCGACCTGCAGATCATGTACGGCGTCGCGGGCGAGCGGCGGCTGGGGGAGACCGAACTGCCCTGGCTGCCCGGCTTCGTCGGCTCCTCCCCCGTACGCACCGGCAACGGTGCCGTCGACCAGCTCCAGCTCGACGTGTACGGCGAGGTGATGGACACCCTGTCGCTGGCCCGCGCCGCGGGCCTGCCCACCAAACCGCACATGTGGGCCCTGCAGCGCTCGCTGATGACGTTCCTGGAGACGGCGTGGCGGCAGCCGGACGAGGGCCTGTGGGAGGTGCGCGGCGGCCGGCGGCAGTTCGTGCACTCCAAGGTGATGGTGTGGGTGGCCGCCGACCGGGCCGTGCGGACCCTGGAGCGGCACCGGGAGCTGCACGGCGACCTGGAGGGCTGGCGCAGACTGCGGGACGAGGTGCACCGCGAGGTGTGCGAGAAGGGCTTCGACCCGGACCGGAACACCTTCACCCAGTACTACGGCTCACGGGAACTCGACGCCGCGCTGCTGCTCATCCCGCGCGTCGGGTTCCTGCCGCCGGACGACCCGCGGGTGGTCGGCACGGTCGACGCGATCCGCGGCGACCTCGACCACGGCGGTTTCCTGCGCCGCTACGACACCGAGGACTCGGTGGTGGACGGGCTGCCGAGCGGCGAGGGCGCCTTCCTCGCCTGCTCGTTCTGGCTGGCCGACGCGCTGCATCTGACGGGCCGGACGAAGGAGGCGCGCGAACTGTTCGACCGGCTGGTGGGCCTGTGCAACGACGTGGGGCTGATGGCCGAGGAGTACGACCCCGTGCACGGCTGTCAGCTGGGCAACTTCCCGCAGGCGTTCAGCCACATCGGCCTGGTGAACACCGCCCTCACGTTGTACGGGGACGACGAGGCAGGATAGGCCCATGGATCTTGGACTGAAGGACCGGGTGTACGTCGTCACCGGAGCCACCCGCGGGCTGGGCAACGCCACCGCGCGGCAACTCCTCGCCGAGGGGGCGAAGGTGGTCATCACCGGGCGGGAGGAGCAGCAGGTCGCCGACGCCGCCGCGGAACTGGGCCCGGGTGCGGTGGGCGTGGCCGTGGACAACGCCGACGCGGGGGCCCCCGAGCGGCTGATCGCGGCCGCGCGTGAGCACTTCGGCGGCTTCCACGGGATGCTGGTGAGCGTGGGCGGTCCGCCGCCGGGGTTCGTCGCCGACAACACCGACGAGCAGTGGCGCGCCGCGTTCGAGTCGGTGTTCCTCGGCGCGGTACGGCTCGCCCGCGCGGCGGCGGCCGAGCTGGAGGAGGGCGGCGCCATCGGGTTCGTGCTGTCCGGGTCGGTGCACGAGCCGATCCCCGGGCTGACCATCTCCAACGGGCTGCGGCCCGGACTCGCCGGGTTCGCCAAGTCGCTCGCCGACGAGCTGGGGCCGCGCGGGATTCGCGTGTTGGGGCTGCTGCCCGGGCGGATCGACACGGACCGCATGCGCGACCTGGACGGACGGTCCGCGGACCCAGAGGCCACCCGGGCCGCGAACGAGTCCCGGATCCCGCTGCGGAGGTACGGGGCGCCCGAGGAGTTCGGACGGGTGGCGGCGTTCCTGCTGTCTCCGGCGGCCTCCTACGTGACGGGAGTCATGGTGCCGGTGGACGGGGGGACGCGGCACGGGTTCTGACGGCCGCCTCCCGTGCGGCTGTGCGCTCGCCGTCCGGCCCTTCGACGCGGTAACGGATGACGGCGGCTCCCGTGTGCGGCCGTGCGCTCGCCGTCCGGCCTTTCGGCGCGGTAGCGGATGACGGCGCCTCCCGTGCGCGGCCGTGCGGGGGCCGGCCGCGCACTTCCCCGCACCCTGGATGCCCCACCCCTCGCCCGAGCCGTCGGCTCACCCCTCCCACCGCCCCGGACGAGACCGCGATCCCGGAGGCAGCCCTCGCCGCCCCGGGGCCGTGCACGGCGAGGAGCGCCCCCGGGCGCGAGCGTGCCGCCGTGCCGTCAGGTCCGAGGGGAACCGGCGGACCGGCGCGGCTCACCGGTCGTGCGTGCGGCTCGGAAAGTCCGCGCATGCGGCCCGGGACGTCCCTGCGGCCCGTCAGAAGGGCGTGCCGGACGGGTCGGCGTCCTGGTCACAGCAGTGGCGGACGGTCATTCGCCGAGGCCCGCCAGGTCCCGCAGTCGCCGTGCCTGCGCGGCGCGCTCGGCAGCGCGCTGCTCGTCGTACGTGCGGTCCACGGCACCACGGAGCAGCGCCTTGGTCTCCACCACCGCGTCCCGCGGCGCGGCCAGCAACGCCGCCGCCAGGTCCCGTACCGCCCCGTCCAGCTCGGCCGCGGGCACCGCGAGGTTGGCCAGCCCGCTCGAGACCGCCTCCTCGGCCCCGACGAACCGCCCGGTCGCGCAGATCTCGAGCGCGCGGGCGTATCCGACGAGCCCGACCAGCGGGTGCGTGCCGGTCAGGTCGGGTACGAGGCCGAGGCTGGTCTCGCGCATCGCGAACTGCACGTCGTCGGCGACGACCCGCAGGTCGCAGCCGAGCGCGAGCTGGAAGCCGGCCCCGATGGCATGTCCCTGGACAGCGGCGATGGACACGACGTCGGTCCGCCGCCACCAGGTGAACGCCTCCTGGTATTCGGCGATGGTCGCGTCGAGCCCGGCGTCGTCACGGCGCGCGAGCTCGATGAAGGACGGCTCGCCCGGGATCCCCTCCGGAGTGAACATCTGACGGTCCAGCCCGGCGGAGAAGGACTTGCCCTCGCCACGCAGCACGACGACGCGGACGGAGCCCGGCAGCAGCCGTCCGGCCTCGGCGAGCGCCCGCCACAGGGCGGGGCTCTGCGCATTGCGCTTGGCCGGGTTGGTCAGCGTCACCGTGGCGAGCGTGTCGTCTACGGTGAGCCGTACGCCGTCCTTGTCGAGTACGGGAGCGAGGTCCTGCTCGGGCGAAGCCATGGGGCGCCTCCGATGGGTGCGGTCAGCAGAGCAAAGCTAAGTGACTGCACAGTAACCACCCGGCCGGTCGGTCTCCCGACCGGGTGGCCACCATCGAAGCCGATGGGCCGCCCGGAGTCAGGACGAAGCGGCCTTCTTACCGCGGGTCGCTCCGCCACGCCCACGCAGCGTGACGCCCGACTCGCTCAGCATCCGGTGCACGAAGCCATACGAGCGGCCGGTCTCCTCGGCCAGCGCCCGGATGCTCGCACCGGAGTCGTACTTCTTCTTCAGGTCTGCCGCGAGCTTGTCGCGCGCGGCGCCGGTCACCCGGCTGCCCTTCTTCAGAGTCTCGGCCACCCGTGCCTCCTCATGGGAAGTGCGCTCTGGTCTCCTCATGATCACCCCTCTCGGGCGTGATGGCCACCCATTCGGCAAGGTCCGTGAGACATCGTTGTGACGACAGGAGCGGATCCCCACAAGCGGAATAGAAGATTCCACGGGGTGTGGCCCATGACTCGGAGTGAGCGGGTTCGCGAAGTACCAGGTCAGGAAGGCAAAGCGGCCGATCCCTCGACTGTCGGGGGATCGGCCGGAAAATCCGTGTACGACACACCCCGGTACGAGGAGATCTCACACAGATGATGGATCACGGATAGGCCGAATGATCCATACACAGTGGATCAGTCTTTCGATCAGGCCAGGGCGACGAGGTCCGCGTAGTCGGAGCCCCACAGGTCCTCGACGCCGTCCGGCAGCAGGATGATCCGCTCCGGCTGGAGGGCCTCGACCGCGCCCTCGTCGTGGGTGACGAGGACGACCGCGCCCTTGTAGGTGCGCAGGGCGCCGAGGATCTCCTCACGGCTGGCCGGGTCCAGGTTGTTGGTCGGCTCGTCCAGGAGCAGCACGTTCGCCGAGGAGACGACCAGGGTCGCGAGGGCGAGGCGGGTCTTCTCGCCGCCGGAGAGGACCCCGGCCGGCTTGTCGACGTCGTCGCCGGAGAACAGGAACGAGCCCAGCACCTTGCGGACCTCGACCAGGTCCATGTCGGGCGCCGCCGAGCGCATGTTCTCCAGCACCGTGCGGTCGGCGTCCAGGGTCTCGTGCTCCTGCGCGTAGTAGCCGAGCTTGAGTCCGTGACCGGGGACGACCCGCCCGGTGTCCGGCTGCTCCACGCCCCCGAGCAGCCGCAGCAGGGTGGTCTTGCCGGCGCCGTTGAGGCCGAGGATGACGACCCGGGAGCCCTTGTCGATGGCGAGGTCGACGTCGGTGAAGATCTCCAGCGAGCCGTACGACTTCGACAGGCCCTCGGCCATCAGCGGGGTCTTGCCGCAGGGCGCCGGCTCGGGGAAGCGGAGCTTGGCGACCTTGTCGGACTGCCGGACCGCGTCCAGGCCCGCGAGGAGCTTGTCGGCCCGGCGCGCCATGTTCTGCGCGGCGACGGTCTTGGTCGCCTTGGCCCGCATCTTGTCGGCCTGCGAGTGCAGCGCGGCGGCCTTCTTCTCGGCGTTGGCGCGCTCGCGCTTGCGGCGCTTCTCGTCGGCCTCGCGCTGCTGCTGGTACAGCTTCCAGCCCATGTTGTAGATGTCGATCGCGGACCGGTTCGCGTCCAGGTAGAACACCTTGTTGACGACGGTCTCCACGAGGTCGACGTCGTGGGAGATCACGATGAAGCCGCCGCGGTAGGTCTTCAGGTAGTCCCGCAGCCAGATGATCGAGTCCGCGTCGAGGTGGTTGGTCGGCTCG contains these protein-coding regions:
- a CDS encoding glycoside hydrolase family 15 protein; the encoded protein is MNARIEDYALIGDKQSAALVGKDGSIDWLCLPRFDSGACFARLLGDEDHGHWRIAPAGADVCTRRAYRPETLVLDTEWETEDGTVRVTDLMPQRERAPDVVRIVEGVSGRVTVRSTLRLRFDYGSITPWVRRADGHRVAIAGPDSAWLRSEPPVRTWGEDFGTHAEFTVAEGERVAFVLTWHPSHEKRPPLIDPYEALESSVTDWRRWARQCTYEGPHRDAVVRSLITLKALTYAPTGGIVAAATTSLPEQPGGVRNWDYRYCWLRDSTLTLSALLSMGFREEAGAWRDWLLRAVAGDPADLQIMYGVAGERRLGETELPWLPGFVGSSPVRTGNGAVDQLQLDVYGEVMDTLSLARAAGLPTKPHMWALQRSLMTFLETAWRQPDEGLWEVRGGRRQFVHSKVMVWVAADRAVRTLERHRELHGDLEGWRRLRDEVHREVCEKGFDPDRNTFTQYYGSRELDAALLLIPRVGFLPPDDPRVVGTVDAIRGDLDHGGFLRRYDTEDSVVDGLPSGEGAFLACSFWLADALHLTGRTKEARELFDRLVGLCNDVGLMAEEYDPVHGCQLGNFPQAFSHIGLVNTALTLYGDDEAG
- a CDS encoding SDR family oxidoreductase; amino-acid sequence: MDLGLKDRVYVVTGATRGLGNATARQLLAEGAKVVITGREEQQVADAAAELGPGAVGVAVDNADAGAPERLIAAAREHFGGFHGMLVSVGGPPPGFVADNTDEQWRAAFESVFLGAVRLARAAAAELEEGGAIGFVLSGSVHEPIPGLTISNGLRPGLAGFAKSLADELGPRGIRVLGLLPGRIDTDRMRDLDGRSADPEATRAANESRIPLRRYGAPEEFGRVAAFLLSPAASYVTGVMVPVDGGTRHGF
- a CDS encoding enoyl-CoA hydratase/isomerase family protein, which translates into the protein MASPEQDLAPVLDKDGVRLTVDDTLATVTLTNPAKRNAQSPALWRALAEAGRLLPGSVRVVVLRGEGKSFSAGLDRQMFTPEGIPGEPSFIELARRDDAGLDATIAEYQEAFTWWRRTDVVSIAAVQGHAIGAGFQLALGCDLRVVADDVQFAMRETSLGLVPDLTGTHPLVGLVGYARALEICATGRFVGAEEAVSSGLANLAVPAAELDGAVRDLAAALLAAPRDAVVETKALLRGAVDRTYDEQRAAERAAQARRLRDLAGLGE
- a CDS encoding helix-turn-helix domain-containing protein, with product MAETLKKGSRVTGAARDKLAADLKKKYDSGASIRALAEETGRSYGFVHRMLSESGVTLRGRGGATRGKKAASS
- a CDS encoding ABC-F family ATP-binding cassette domain-containing protein, which encodes MISASGIELRAGARVLIENATFRVAKGDRIGLVGRNGAGKTTLTKCLAGEGIPAAGQITRSGEVGYLPQDPRTGDLDVLARDRILSARGLDVLIRKMRENEERIANGKGSTREKALKQYERQETEFLTKGGYAAEAEAATIAAALNLPDRVLGQPLHTLSGGQRRRIELARILFSDADTLLLDEPTNHLDADSIIWLRDYLKTYRGGFIVISHDVDLVETVVNKVFYLDANRSAIDIYNMGWKLYQQQREADEKRRKRERANAEKKAAALHSQADKMRAKATKTVAAQNMARRADKLLAGLDAVRQSDKVAKLRFPEPAPCGKTPLMAEGLSKSYGSLEIFTDVDLAIDKGSRVVILGLNGAGKTTLLRLLGGVEQPDTGRVVPGHGLKLGYYAQEHETLDADRTVLENMRSAAPDMDLVEVRKVLGSFLFSGDDVDKPAGVLSGGEKTRLALATLVVSSANVLLLDEPTNNLDPASREEILGALRTYKGAVVLVTHDEGAVEALQPERIILLPDGVEDLWGSDYADLVALA